Genomic segment of Malania oleifera isolate guangnan ecotype guangnan chromosome 7, ASM2987363v1, whole genome shotgun sequence:
CCACACAGTTTACATCCAAAAACAAATAGAAAACGCGCGCACACACACGCGGAGAATCAACATCAAAATTAAAATGAACTTCCATCCCCACAGACCACGCGTCTCCTCAACTAATTAAAATGTTTTTATGGTCTTGATGGCCTGTAAGATAGAGATGAATAGGAAAAAAGTAGCCAGAATTTGCGATGCAATTCCCCAAGGAGTGCTAAAATGGTTACGGACGTACGTCGCTCGCCACCTATGCCACTTGGTATCACAATATTTATTCACCCGGTCGCACAGCTCGTCGTAAAAGAACGTGTGTACAAAAGTGTCATGGTAAAGCTTGTTGAAGAGATTTGCAGCCTCCTCCGGGTTCAGCCAGTTATCAATAATCTTGCTCTCGCACAAAAGTTCCATGTCCTTGGTGTCATTAATAAGGCTATCCAAGACTATGGCGTAGGACGTAATCCTTGTGGTGCAGCCATGGGAGCACTGCTCGAAGCTTATCAGGTTGCGAAGCAGGGACTCTGTGATCTCTGAGACTATCAATTGCGGTACCTCTAAGACTCCCTTATTGAATTGTATGTCCAAGATGCTCTTCGATGTGCCACTAGGACCATCAGCTTTCTTCAATTTGATTCCGGCCTCCACCAGTCTGGCGGCGGAAGGAATCAGCCGCGCCGATTCCAGTTCCCGCTGCGATCCGGGCGGCAAGTTCGAAACCAAGGAGTTTCTCAAAAAATCTAGTAAATGCTTATGAGTACTGTAGGAGTGCTGATCATCCACCGTAGAATGTCTTACCCACGAGAAAATTTTTCCGAAGAAATCCCGAGCAAGGCGCGACAAGGTTGAAGAACCTGGTGGGTTCGTAGAGAATGTTCTGGTCTGGCTGAATAGCAGCTCCAGCACCCGCCACGGCACTTGGTTTTCTAGCAATATCAAGTCGTGATATAGTAGCTCCATCATAGAAGCCATGCCGAAGATCGGATCGCCAGCTTCTGGCCGCACCCGATCTCCTGACTTGCGGAGAAGCTCGACGATGAAGCAACCGTCGACTACCAAAATTTCTGTGAATCTTTCTGTTCTCAGGTTGATCGGGCCAGCATAGCTACGGCGTGCTTCGTCCTCCAATCCTAGAACGACTTGGACTAGGTCGTTTAAAGGGATTTTTTCTCGAGAGATGAGACCATGCAGATAATGCAGTTTGATTTTTTCTGCGGCTTTCAGTCTTTCCTCGCCGTGGTGTAGAGGTCCGATGGAAAATGCAACGGGAACGTAAGCCTTCGGATTGTGTTGGGAGAGGATGTCGGGGACTTTGAAGATGGAGCAGTGCTCGACTGATAAAGGAGAAGCAAGGTGCATGCGCATCGAGTTTTCTATGGAATTGGTCAATGATTCAACGTTGACTGTCATGCGATCTGGTTTGTACTCTTCCTCTTCCATGATCAacagtttcaatatatatttCTCCTGGGCTCTTCTTTCCTCTTTCAGATTAGTCTTCGGTTTCAATCCTGTCTTCAAAAAATAAAAGGTAAAAAAAGGCATACTCATTAAGAACTAAGGAAGAAGGATGAAAGAAAATAGTTTGATTTTTAAGCTCCAAAATGACGGATTATGATGAGTGGTATATTTAGATGATTTTTAATGTAATTAAGAATGTTTTGAGAACAAATAGATAATTAATGCATTGTCATAATTAATTTTACACATTAACAAACACTCAaaagttatttataaaaatttgtgTTATCATTAAACTATTACTAAAATATTTTGTTGCATGGATACAGTTACATGATAAtccaaattaaaatataatagtTACCAGGTGTGTGTCAATGGGCGGACGGCTTTCACCTCTtaggtttggtgtcgcaccatagtATCTAAAATGACGCGATAGTGGCTGGAGTattatcaaaagaaaaaaaaaatagttatattGAGGACacataaattatgttatatgtctTTATATTCAAAGCTATAATGTACCAAGaatatcatttttaatatttatatagcacttaatatatatatatatatatatatatatatatatatataacaaatacatatgcatatatttttctctttttatttaataaaaaaaatacgtGCAACCATAATGTTAATTAGTTGTCATGCATGTAATAGGCATGCCTAGGGTATTTaaaaaaagaagtatttaagaatatcattataatatttttttttgagaaaacattttttttatagaGATTTTGTAGTGGTTATTAATTTCTTAAGATGCCCATGAGCTGGtgaaaaaatttcaatagatgAGAGttactttttgattttttttttttttatattacgtGTTTGTGAATTATGctttcaattttattattattaaaaaattatttaattaacagATTAAAGTGACAAAAGTGGGTTTTAATATTCATTGTCACATAAACAGTTAATCTTTAAActaatatatttatttacttaatgataaatcacttagcagtttaatttaaatatatttaaactttaTTGCGTTTGGGATATTCCTGcatatataattttattcttTTCAACATTTATTTTTGAAGGTTAGATAACtttttatcataataatattaaatgatttataattttttttagaaccTGTAAAAATATTACATACTATACATTTTCTTTGAAGGATAGACCGTATTTTACATCTATGATACTAttacatttattttcttttttaattagcTAATGAGCCCTTCTCAAAGTTCAAGCCTTAccttatttaaaattattttaaaaatattttataatttttttaaaataaagatattttagttttttaaaaaaaaaaatcacatatatACGTTTATGTATAGTTGTGGgtaaaaatgaattttgaaaataattaactAACATTACGATGGAGAAAACTAGGACCTTAAGAGTCCAATTGAATTAAGGATTTTGCTtgaacaaagaaaagaaaaggaaaatgaacaGTTAGataactcatcctcaaaacctaggtgttaAGGAGAGAGAGCTAAGAGACAATGTGGGATTGTACGGACATTAATACTTCCCCTAAACCCATGGGGGGAAATGAAGCGAGAAGAAGTCCAGCCCACGGAGGAGCTAAGCAGCCCAAGCCttactttgataccatgttagagaactcatccttaAAACCTAAGTGTTAAGGAGAGAAAGTTAAGAAGATCTTATACTGACTTTGAAACTGCTCATAGAGACGATGTGGGACTGGACAAATATTAATAGGAACAGACtcatttttctttatatttttcttctctattaaatactataaaaaatgaaaatttattttaatatgatttaaaattaagaaaaactaaatattaatcatatatcaaaattttattcatatatttggtatagtttttattttctttctaaatttACTTGATAACTAAACATAAACATGTAAATTCCttgatattttcttttcatttccttaatatttttcgaGTTCCAAATAGGGCATAAATTGAAACTTttgtaaaataattacaaaaaataaatacaagcaACTTTATCCAATTTCATGCACATAAATTTTCAACCCATTAGCGTTTCAAACATGTGTTACCAAGtactatttaatattttttagataGGGAATTTATTTTTGGCTGGTTGgaagcctatatatatatatatatatatatatatatatatgttaaggcTACACAATTGGAAGTAACATCTCTTATCTCATATCTTTTTTCATTATTCTctaaattagaatttaaaatcgCTCATGAAAATATAAGCTTTAATTATCGAGGTATTTCATacttggaaattttaaaaaagtaataattatgaaatttttttccaaaattacaATTTTTGACACTTAATAATGCTTTTGACTcttttttattttacaaaaaaaaaaaaagtatgacgTTCCTTTGTGGTGTAACGTCATTTGCAATGTTACTTTTAATCATCAACTAACTATTAgtatgatatttttttatttattacattttaaaaattacaatttCCATATTGCGTACGTCAtcctttttttaatttcttgattttccttgTCAATAGGTGTGGACCAAAATCCAACATCTCAATGGGGATGCCTTTCTAAAGAATGTGACAAATGTCCTTAATCTTGCACTGTATAGGTTCATGGAATCGTCACTAACCTTTTTATCTAGGTGTGGTTAAGTTCATGTAATTACTATCCATTACTTGATTTCTAACTAATCCTAAGATTTAAGGAATTAATAGTCTTCAGTCTACATTCTAGAGTTGTGTtcgagagttcagttatgtgaAGGAAAGATATTAAAAACCTACTACACACCTATCCTTGCGAATGGTGCCATGATAAGCTTGGATCATTCAAATATTAATCAAGATTATCttggaattttttaaattagGTTACCAATCCTTTAAGTATTGTTCCACCTCACAATCATTGGACAACCTGTGAGTGTTGTGTGACTTCTCTCATTTCAAGTACTACATGAAGAATAACAACATGTTCCTTAGGAATCCATGGTCGAATTCATTAATTAAGTTTTATGATGTTAGTAAAGATTGTTTCATCGCATGAATCAGATAATGCCTCACATCATATTCAATCTCAGATTAATAATAAGTACACACAATCACATGCAttcacataacataatataatgctATAATCACGAATAGATGTTTAGTAAATTTCTTTACCATGTCAAAAAATATTGTTCTATAGGTACGGCATTGCATATTAGTACCCAAAGTCTAATCAAAGGCACAAGCTGGGGCCTTTggaaaaatttcaacaaattgaAACCCACCAATTGGGAACATATGAAGATCAATGTGGAAGACGGGAGCAAAAGAAATTTTTGGTTGGATAAATGAGCTGCAAAAGCCACTTTTCAGGGACTTTTCTGAGCCTTTTCTAGGTGGCCAGTCAAAAGGATGCTAAGGTGATAGATTTATTGAAATTCCCTAACAACAGGCCATTTTGGGATTTAACATTCGACAGACATGTCAAAcctttttgaaatttcaaagacCTCCCTTGAACAAAAGACAtaaatttttcttatattttacaaaaatacaaGTTTTTTTAGGAGATGTTTgtgtctttttaccaaatctcaagggaggtttgTGACATTTTAAAAACCTCTCGAGAGGTCtctgatatttttaaaaccccaggaAGGTCTTTGTATtacattaaatttaaattaacataaatttaaatttatttttaaattaacatACAATTTAAATTCCAAAGTTGCAGCTACTTAATGGGAAAAACAACATTTTAAATTGAGTACATACCAATGTTGAAGCCTAACACCTTAGGCCTGCAGCTTCACAATTTGGCGTCAAATGATTTGGGCTTCATCCAACTTGTGAAGGATGGATGAGCGCATTGGGCATGTACAAATACCAACCAAAAAGTAATAGTTTCTTCTTTGCTTCACCCACacgttataaaaaaaaaattgaaagtaaTCAGAACAAAGCAACAAGTTATGTGCTGTTTGGAGAATGTTAAGTGGGATTTTTTATGCCTATTTCGAAATAGGGGAACTTAAATAAGTGAAgtgacccttttttttttattaaaaaaaacatatGTATAGTTACCTTATCGGTCATGAAGTTTGAGTCTtgaatttatattaatttaaatttaaattaatttgtgTAATTTTTATCAGCGCAGTCTCATGACCATGCTGCAACTCAACCCCATCTTACACTAGCTGGGTACACCTCATGTCATGCTACTTCAGGAAATTTACATAATAGCTCCATATACAGCTGAGGTGTCTTTGTACCATTATGTAATTACTCAATTTGTTTTAACTAATTGTTAGAATATTCTTTGTTTGTTTACAATTTGTTTAACATTTTCCTGTATAAATAATCAATATCGTGTACAGTTCAGATACAGAGAAAATTAATACATTTTTCAGAAGTTTACTGCAGCagcttttcttttcctttctctgttcttacatggtatcagagcgggttcaGCGTAAAATTTTTTAATTGCTGCTGAAGCTCCCAACTCATCCAAATCCTCTTTTCTGGATTTCTCCAATCCAACCAACCCCTATCGACTTGACCATGGAGATAATCCATCTCTTCCCTTAGTCCCTGATCTCCTTACTGCCGATAACTACACTACTTGGTCGAGAGCCATGTGCAGGGCTCTTCGTGCAAAAAATAAGCTCGGCTTCATCAATGGCACCTTCTCCAGACCAAGTTCCACCTCAGATCCACTCTTCGATGCATAGGAGCGATGCAATGATCTGGTGGTTTCTTGGTTGCATAACTCCATAAATCCATCTCTCAAATCTAGCATTGCTTTGGTGGACGATGGTGCTCAGGTCTGGAAAGAACTCCAAGAACgattcactcaatcaaatggtCATCACATTTTTCAACTCAAAAAAGGCATTAACAGGTCTCACCCAAGACAATGATTTTGTTTCTGTTTATTTTGGCAAACTGAAGACCCTGTGGGATGAGCTTCTTCTGTATGATCCCTTACCTGACTGTACCTGTGGCAAGTTGGCTTTTCTTCTTGATCAATATCAAAGGGATTGTGTAATCCAATTCCTTATGGGCCTTAATGATTCATACAATGCCACCTGCGATCAAATTATAATCTTGGATCCATTACCTCCCGTAAACAAAGTTTTTTCCATGGTTCAACAGCAAGAACTACAACATTTCATGGTACCTAATCTCCCATCTACTGAATCCATGGCACTTGTTGTTAACCGATCTTATCCTTCATATAAATTCTCTCCTAAACCTTCCAAATCATCTAAACATAACAGACCATTTTGCACCCATTGCAAAATTCAAGGCCACACTCTTGATGTTTGCTTCAAAGCAGGAAATGCTCAACCCCCAACCTGCACCCACTGTCATATGACAGGACACATTGCTACAAAGTGCTATAAATTGCATGGGTATCCACCAGGCCACAAGTTTAATGGCAAATCCACGCAGTTTAATCCATCTGCTAATATGTCTTCTCTCAACCCAGTGGAAGAAATCTCAAATGACAAGATGACCTTCACCAAAACTCAATACCAGCAGTTGTTGGCTCTTTTGAAGCCTACTGAGCCTTCTAATGCTACGCATTCAGTCAACAATTTCCAGGCAGATTGTTCACATCCACCCACCATGAATGGTATCTCTCCATTCTTACACACTCCTTGGTTAATGGATACAGGAGCTATAGATCACATGATCTGCAACACTTCCTTCTTTTCCTCAATAACATCTTCTATTTCATTTGTCGTTAAGTTACCTAATGGTCACACAGCTCCTGTTTCCCACATTGGTACTATTCGTATCAATGCAAAATTAACTTTATACAATGTTTTATGTGTT
This window contains:
- the LOC131160859 gene encoding UPF0481 protein At3g47200-like, coding for MLDLRDGFMELCNQETTRSLHRSYASKSGSEVELGLEKVPLMKPSLFFARRALHMALDQTGLKPKTNLKEERRAQEKYILKLLIMEEEEYKPDRMTVNVESLTNSIENSMRMHLASPLSVEHCSIFKVPDILSQHNPKAYVPVAFSIGPLHHGEERLKAAEKIKLHYLHGLISREKIPLNDLVQVVLGLEDEARRSYAGPINLRTERFTEILVVDGCFIVELLRKSGDRVRPEAGDPIFGMASMMELLYHDLILLENQVPWRVLELLFSQTRTFSTNPPGSSTLSRLARDFFGKIFSWVRHSTVDDQHSYSTHKHLLDFLRNSLVSNLPPGSQRELESARLIPSAARLVEAGIKLKKADGPSGTSKSILDIQFNKGVLEVPQLIVSEITESLLRNLISFEQCSHGCTTRITSYAIVLDSLINDTKDMELLCESKIIDNWLNPEEAANLFNKLYHDTFVHTFFYDELCDRVNKYCDTKWHRWRATYVRNHFSTPWGIASQILATFFLFISILQAIKTIKTF